The proteins below are encoded in one region of Triticum aestivum cultivar Chinese Spring chromosome 1B, IWGSC CS RefSeq v2.1, whole genome shotgun sequence:
- the LOC123140492 gene encoding probable transcriptional regulatory protein At2g25830, with protein MASAARALGALLHRASSFSSSASALRSASLVHRSDPTGGASLFQGHVARRRIWTFQPLCMGRRSCKIAGRKGAQNLKKMKRNSKIGKEIVAAIKKGGPSPSSNTALAALLEKVRELDVPKEVVERNIKRASEKGQDTYTEKIYEVYGFGGVGMVVEVLTDKITRSIADIRNVVKDCGAKLADSGSVTFRFRQARVVNIKVTDADKDQLLSVALDAGADDVIEPNFDDEDDSEEEVLERFYKIVTTSENYPVVLSKLQEEGLKFETDNGYELLPLNPIEVDDEAMELNKDLVLKLLELDDVDAVYTDQK; from the exons atggcgtCCGCCGCGCGGGCTCTGGGCGCGCTCCTCCACAGGGCCTCTTCGTTTTCGTCCTCCGCCTCTGCTCTCAGGAGCGCCTCCCTTGTACACA GGAGTGACCCAACTGGTGGCGCCAGCTTGTTCCAGGGGCACGTGGCTAGGCGGAGGATTTGGACGTTCCAGCCGCTCTGCATGGGGCGGCGCTCCTGCAAGATCGCCGGGAGGAAG GGTGCTCAGAATTTGAAAAAGATGAAGCGCAACAGCAAAATCGGAAAAGAAATCGTTGCTGC CATCAAGAAGGGCGGTCCAAGTCCTTCATCCAACACAGCTTTAGCAGCGCTACTAGAGAAAGTAAGAGAGCTTGATGTCCCCAAGGAAGTTGTTGAGCGTAACATCAAAAGAGCTTCAGAGAAGGGTCAGGATACTTACACAGAAAAGATTTATGAG GTCTATGGTTTTGGTGGAGTAGGCATGGTCGTCGAGGTCCTTACAGACAAAATTACAAGATCTATTGCGGATATTAGAAATGTTGTAAAAGACTGTGGAGCAAAATTGGCTGATTCTGGGTCTGTTacattcagattcagacaagcTCGAGTGGTTAACATAAAAGTTACAGATGCTGATAAGGACCAACTACTCTCGGTTGCTTTGGATGCTGGTGCTGATGATGTTATTGAACCaaattttgatgatgaagatgactCTGAAGAAGAGGTTCTAGAGAG ATTTTACAAGATAGTTACTACATCTGAAAACTATCCTGTTGTGCTATCAAAGCTACAAGAGGAAGGACTGAAATTTGAAACGGATAATGGTTATGAACTGCTGCCTCTCAATCCGATTGAG gtggatgacgaggccatggaacTTAACAAGGACCTTGTATTGAAGTTGCTTGAATTGGATGATGTTGATGCTGTCTACACAGACCAGAAGTGA